The proteins below come from a single Roseiflexus sp. RS-1 genomic window:
- a CDS encoding alkaline phosphatase family protein: MPVHRRILIIGLDCAEPELVFDKWRNELSTIDSLMRQGVYTRLESCIPAITVPAWACMMSSHDPGQLGIYGFRNRADHSYARMSVANSRSITVPRLWDILGRVGRRVGVVGVPQTYPVTSVNGDLVSCFLTPNAQVQFTYPLSLKHDIARWIEGEFLMDVPNFRSEDKESILKNIYRMTDQHFTVCRRLLERKRYDLFMTVDMGVDRIHHAFWKHMDPRHPKYIPESSFAYAIRDYYRFVDEKIAELLRLVDDDTIVLIVSDHGAKAMKGGFCLNEWLINEGYLVLTEYPDTPMSLEQCRVDWSHTHAWGAGGYYGRLFLNIAGRDPDGIVAPGDADRLRSEITTKLESLLDHNGTIMGTRVFWPEAIYHEVRGFAPDLIIYFGDLNWRSVGSIGGKTLYTFENDTGPDDANHAQYGIFILYDPRQAGGGRYIDTMSIYDVAPTLLHLLDMQAPSSMIGKVRDLWA; the protein is encoded by the coding sequence ATGCCCGTACATCGACGCATACTGATCATCGGCCTCGATTGTGCTGAACCCGAACTGGTGTTCGACAAATGGCGCAACGAACTGTCAACGATAGATAGTCTCATGCGGCAGGGTGTCTACACACGTCTGGAGAGCTGCATTCCGGCTATCACGGTACCCGCCTGGGCCTGTATGATGAGTAGCCATGATCCGGGGCAACTAGGTATCTACGGTTTTCGCAATCGTGCCGATCACAGTTATGCTCGAATGAGCGTAGCAAACTCTCGTTCGATCACTGTTCCGCGTCTGTGGGATATACTCGGCAGGGTGGGGCGCCGTGTTGGTGTGGTTGGCGTTCCTCAGACCTATCCCGTCACATCTGTTAATGGCGACCTGGTCAGTTGTTTTCTGACGCCCAATGCACAAGTGCAGTTTACATATCCGCTATCCCTCAAGCACGATATTGCTCGCTGGATTGAGGGCGAATTCTTGATGGATGTGCCGAATTTTCGGTCTGAAGACAAGGAATCCATCCTCAAGAATATCTATCGAATGACGGATCAGCATTTTACTGTTTGCAGGAGGTTGTTGGAGCGAAAGCGGTACGATTTGTTTATGACGGTTGATATGGGAGTAGATAGAATCCACCATGCCTTTTGGAAACATATGGACCCTCGACATCCCAAGTACATCCCAGAAAGTTCGTTTGCGTATGCTATTCGCGATTATTATCGTTTTGTCGACGAAAAGATTGCAGAACTATTAAGACTGGTTGATGACGATACTATTGTGCTTATTGTCTCTGATCATGGCGCGAAAGCGATGAAAGGTGGTTTTTGTTTGAACGAATGGCTTATTAATGAAGGTTATCTGGTACTGACTGAATATCCCGATACCCCGATGTCACTTGAACAATGTCGCGTAGACTGGTCGCATACACATGCATGGGGTGCAGGTGGATATTATGGTCGTCTTTTCCTCAACATTGCGGGCCGTGATCCAGATGGTATTGTTGCACCGGGCGATGCAGATCGATTGCGTAGTGAAATTACGACAAAACTGGAGTCATTGCTCGATCATAACGGAACGATAATGGGAACACGTGTATTTTGGCCCGAAGCGATCTATCATGAAGTTCGAGGTTTTGCTCCCGATCTTATTATCTATTTTGGTGATCTGAACTGGCGATCAGTAGGAAGCATCGGAGGGAAAACATTATACACTTTTGAGAACGACACTGGTCCTGACGATGCTAATCATGCACAATATGGCATCTTTATCCTCTACGACCCGCGGCAAGCGGGTGGTGGACGTTATATCGACACCATGAGCATTTACGATGTTGCGCCAACCTTGCTTCACCTTCTTGATATGCAGGCGCCATCCAGTATGATAGGAAAGGTGCGGGATCTGTGGGCTTGA